The following proteins are co-located in the Brachybacterium sacelli genome:
- a CDS encoding ABC transporter substrate-binding protein, with product MRRRTHLKALASVLAVPALAGCGAGADATDATRIIFWSWVPGIDQAVDLWNRTHPHIQVDLQDTPGGSDGTYAKMYAAIQGGRGGPDLAQIEYQELPSFVLENGMADLGPLGMDERSSDFVDWQLAQCTFGGHVYAVPQASGPMGLFYRKDIFAELELDAPRTWDEFAEAASTVRESSPSRYICTFPPANAAWFASFAWQNGATWFSVRDSVWTVDIASEETLVVAEYWDDLRERDLVATVPDFSSAWYAAVQSGDIAAWPAAQWGQAMLAGNAPDTAGHWAVAPLPQWQETTDPVSSNWGGSTTAVFANSSHQAEAAEFAMWLNTDPDSIALLIEGGYGWPAAVGAVEGTALDQPDPFLDGQNSGQDVFIAADESIDTTWMWAPTTASTYAQLADSFAAAVNGTGTFVDAVRVTHEATVADLRAKGLRVDDAA from the coding sequence ATGCGACGACGAACCCATCTCAAGGCCCTGGCGTCGGTCCTGGCGGTTCCCGCCCTCGCGGGATGCGGCGCCGGAGCCGACGCCACCGACGCGACCCGGATCATCTTCTGGTCCTGGGTGCCGGGCATCGACCAGGCCGTCGACCTCTGGAACCGCACCCATCCGCACATCCAGGTCGACCTCCAGGACACACCCGGCGGCAGCGACGGGACCTACGCCAAGATGTACGCCGCCATCCAGGGCGGGCGAGGCGGCCCGGACCTCGCACAGATCGAGTACCAGGAACTGCCGAGCTTCGTGCTCGAGAACGGGATGGCGGACCTCGGCCCGCTCGGCATGGACGAACGCTCCTCTGACTTCGTCGACTGGCAGCTCGCGCAGTGCACCTTCGGCGGCCACGTCTACGCGGTACCGCAGGCCTCGGGGCCGATGGGACTGTTCTACCGGAAGGACATCTTCGCCGAGCTCGAGCTGGATGCTCCCCGCACGTGGGACGAGTTCGCCGAGGCCGCGAGCACGGTGAGGGAGTCCTCCCCGTCCCGCTACATCTGCACCTTCCCGCCGGCCAACGCGGCCTGGTTCGCCTCCTTCGCGTGGCAGAACGGTGCCACCTGGTTCTCCGTGCGCGACAGCGTCTGGACGGTGGACATCGCCTCGGAGGAGACGCTCGTCGTCGCGGAGTACTGGGACGATCTGCGCGAGCGGGACCTCGTCGCCACCGTGCCGGACTTCTCCAGCGCCTGGTACGCCGCCGTGCAGTCCGGCGACATCGCCGCCTGGCCCGCCGCGCAATGGGGGCAGGCGATGCTCGCCGGGAACGCCCCCGACACCGCCGGCCACTGGGCCGTGGCCCCGCTCCCGCAATGGCAGGAGACCACGGATCCGGTCTCCTCCAACTGGGGAGGGTCCACCACCGCCGTCTTCGCGAACTCCTCCCACCAGGCCGAGGCCGCCGAGTTCGCGATGTGGCTCAACACCGACCCCGACAGCATCGCGCTGCTCATCGAGGGGGGTTACGGATGGCCCGCCGCCGTCGGCGCCGTCGAGGGCACGGCGCTCGATCAGCCCGATCCCTTCCTGGACGGGCAGAACTCCGGGCAGGACGTCTTCATCGCCGCCGACGAGTCCATCGACACGACGTGGATGTGGGCCCCGACCACAGCCAGCACCTACGCACAGCTGGCCGATTCCTTCGCCGCGGCCGTGAACGGGACGGGCACCTTCGTCGACGCGGTCCGAGTGACCCACGAGGCGACCGTCGCGGACCTGCGCGCCAAGGGCCTCCGGGTCGACG